A genomic stretch from Bifidobacterium sp. ESL0769 includes:
- a CDS encoding GNAT family N-acetyltransferase has product MIRAAQDSDLQAITDIYNEAVVAGGSTADLKPRTIDQRREWVAEHEPRRDFPVVVLEDESGKVVGFGSLSRFHPRAGYDGVVELSYYIATAAQYQGYGTQMVSWLINKAKELGNRKAIGLIFASNSGSIALMKHFGFTRYGFLPKACWDGHGYLDMSYWYLDL; this is encoded by the coding sequence ATGATTCGAGCGGCGCAGGACAGCGATTTGCAGGCAATCACTGACATCTACAACGAGGCGGTTGTCGCTGGTGGGTCCACCGCCGACTTGAAACCTCGCACCATCGACCAGCGTCGTGAGTGGGTGGCTGAACATGAACCGCGCCGTGATTTTCCTGTGGTCGTCTTGGAAGACGAGAGTGGGAAAGTGGTCGGTTTCGGCTCCCTGTCGCGTTTCCATCCCCGTGCCGGTTACGACGGAGTTGTTGAGCTGAGCTATTACATCGCCACCGCCGCGCAATATCAAGGATATGGTACCCAGATGGTCTCCTGGCTCATCAACAAAGCCAAGGAACTCGGCAATCGCAAGGCCATCGGACTGATTTTTGCCAGTAACTCCGGCTCCATCGCTCTGATGAAGCATTTCGGCTTCACCCGTTACGGCTTCCTTCCTAAGGCTTGCTGGGACGGTCACGGTTATCTCGACATGTCTTACTGGTACCTCGATTTGTGA
- the pth gene encoding aminoacyl-tRNA hydrolase: protein MASQFWLIAGLGNPGKKYEGTRHNMGFMVADVLAERWSVNLSDHKGLAELGKGIMNLSGKSMKFFLAKPLTYMNDSGDAVSSISEYYDIDPSRVIAIHDDMDLDFGRIKVKAGGSAGGHNGIRSIDKSLGTNKYSRVRMGTGHAARGPHAHENTINWVLGGFSAAQRKELPEFLADGADAVETIMFEGMSEAQERFNGR, encoded by the coding sequence ATGGCATCACAATTCTGGTTGATTGCAGGACTGGGCAACCCCGGCAAGAAGTACGAAGGCACCCGCCACAACATGGGGTTCATGGTCGCTGATGTCTTGGCGGAACGCTGGTCGGTGAATCTTAGTGATCATAAAGGATTGGCCGAACTGGGCAAAGGTATCATGAACCTCAGCGGCAAAAGCATGAAGTTCTTCCTCGCCAAGCCGCTGACCTATATGAACGATTCCGGCGATGCGGTCTCGTCGATCTCAGAGTATTACGATATCGATCCAAGCCGCGTCATCGCCATCCACGACGATATGGATCTCGATTTCGGACGTATCAAGGTGAAAGCCGGCGGCTCTGCAGGCGGTCACAACGGCATTCGCTCGATCGACAAATCGCTGGGCACCAACAAGTATTCGCGCGTCCGTATGGGTACCGGCCACGCTGCTCGTGGACCGCATGCCCACGAAAATACCATCAACTGGGTGCTCGGCGGCTTCTCTGCGGCCCAACGCAAGGAGCTTCCCGAATTCCTCGCCGATGGTGCTGACGCGGTGGAAACCATCATGTTTGAAGGCATGAGCGAGGCGCAGGAGCGGTTCAATGGCCGCTGA